A window of the Cannabis sativa cultivar Pink pepper isolate KNU-18-1 chromosome X, ASM2916894v1, whole genome shotgun sequence genome harbors these coding sequences:
- the LOC115713424 gene encoding WD repeat-containing protein PCN, with translation MVEAYYYRNSTIDWKPSPVVALATSVDDSQVAAAREDGSLEIWLVSPGSVGWHCQLTVHGDPDSRVSSLVWCRGGSKDLPCGRLLSSSIDGSVSEWDISLLKKKTLLDSTGVSIWQMSAAPCNQNTEPGTQHLGNGYLSNNLNEESSDSEDDSDSAELHVQSVIENPRVALACDDGCVRIYSVIEDKLIYTKTLPRVSGRILSVTWSPDAKRIFAGSSDGFIRCWNPILGHEIYRITVGLGGLGSGPDLCVWSLLSLRSGTLVSADSTGSVQFWDSKHGTLLQAHSYHKGDVNALAAAPGHNRVFSAGSDGQVILYKLSSEIIESTDGDSSNSMKRWTYVGYTRAHSHDVRALTVAVPISREDPLPDQDVKKLRRKEKPVDFSYHKWAHLGVPMLISAGDDTKLYAYSAKEFTMFAPHDICPAPQRVPIQLVVNTAFNESSLLLVQAASWLDICCVRTKNGAPPDMAYGPSGNPVATDLLARIKSKGSRRIICSTISNSGTLFAYSDHVKPNLFELKRKIGKSGWTVDKKQLPRNLPYAHSMVFNFDSSQLMIAGHDRKIYVVDVVNSEIINVFTPCNDPHDEGLPPSEPPITKMFTSSDGQWLAAINCFGDVYIFNLEIMRQHWFIARLDGASITAGGFPPLNNNVLIVTTSSNQVYALDVEEKKLGDWSRRNSHVLPRRFQEFPGEVISLCFPPSKSPTVIVYSARALCRIDFGLPVDQEDESGIVNGQDGAVKSLGPPSGSLKRKLRDYQTKLLGRKNFDFVSFRDPILFIGPLSNNSILIIDKPWMEVVKNLEAPPIHKHLFGT, from the exons ATGGTTGAAGCTTATTATTACAGGAACAGCACAATTGATTGGAAGCCATCTCCAGTAGTAGCCCTAGCCACCAGCGTCGACGACTCTCAGGTTGCTGCAGCTCGCGAGGACGGATCTCTTGAGATTTGGCTCGTCTCACCCGGCTCTGTTGGCTGGCACTGTCAGCTG ACTGTTCATGGCGACCCTGATTCAAGAGTCTCGTCGCTTGTGTGGTGTCGGGGTGGCTCAAAGGACTTGCCTTGTGGCCGGCTATTATCGTCTAGCATTGATGGCTCAGTTTCCGAGTGGGATATTTCCCTCCTCAAGAAAAAG ACTCTTTTAGATTCAACAGGCGTGTCAATATGGCAGATGTCTGCGGCTCCCTGTAATCAAAATACAGAGCCGGGGACGCAGCATTTAGGAAATGGATATTTAAGTAATAACTTAAATGAGGAAAGTAGTGATAGTGAAGATGACTCAGATTCTGCTGAGCTTCATGTGCAGTCAGTTATTGAGAATCCACGGGTAGCATTAGCTTGTGATGATGGTTGTGTGCGAATATACAGTGTTATTGAAGATAAACTTATTTACACTAAAACGTTGCCCAGGGTCAGTG GACGAATTTTAAGCGTGACATGGAGTCCTGATGCTAAAAGGATATTTGCGGGAAGCAGTGATGG GTTTATAAGATGCTGGAATCCAATATTGGGTCATGAAATTTATAGGATTACAGTTGGACTAGGAGGTTTGGGCAGTGGACCCGATCTTTGTGTGTGGTCATTACTTTCATTGAG GTCTGGGACACTTGTAAGTGCGGATAGTACTGGTAGTGTACAATTTTGGGACAGTAAGCATGGGACTCTGTTGCAGGCACATTCATATCATAAAGGTGATGTGAATGCACTGGCAGCTGCTCCAGGACATAACAGGGTGTTTTCTGCAGGTTCTGATGGTCAG GTTATTCTTTATAAGCTCTCAAGCGAGATAATAGAATCCACTGATGGTGATTCTTCTAATTCAATGAAGAGATGGACCTACGTTGGTTATACAAGAGCTCATTCTCATGATGTTAGGGCTTTGACGGTGGCTGTGCCTATCAGCCGAGAAG ATCCATTACCAGATCAAGATGTGAAAAAACTTCGACGTAAGGAAAAGCCGGTTGACTTTAGTTACCATAAGTGGGCACATTTGGGTGTTCCTATGCTTATTTCCGCCGGTGATGATACCAAGCTCTATGCCTACTCAGCTAAGGAATTCACAATGTTTGCTCCACATGATATTTGTCCTGCACCTCAGAGAGTGCCTATTCAGCTGGTAGTAAATACAGCATTCAATGAATCATCATTACTTCTTGTCCAGGCTGCTTCTTGGTTGGATATATGTTGTGTTCGAACAAAAAATGGTGCGCCTCCTGATATGGCTTATGGTCCTTCTGGAAACCCAGTGGCTACAGATCTGCTTGCTCGAATTAAGAGTAAGGGATCTCGGAGAATTATTTGTAGCACCATTTCTAATTCAGGGACCCTTTTTGCTTATTCTGACCATGTGAAACCCAACCTATTCGAACTGAAACGTAAAATTGGTAAGAGTGGTTGGACTGTGGATAAAAAACAACTTCCTCGAAACCTACCATATGCCCATTCCATGGTTTTCAATTTTGATTCTTCTCAGTTGATGATAGCCGGGCATGATAGAAAAATTTAT GTTGTAGATGTGGTCAACTCAGAAATAATAAATGTATTCACTCCTTGCAATGATCCACATGATGAAGGATTGCCACCTAGCGAGCCTCCCATTACTAAAATGTTCACCAGTTCTGATGGGCAATGGCTAGCTGCCATCAACTGCTTTGGAGATGTATATATTTTCAATCTGGAGATAATGAG ACAGCACTGGTTTATCGCAAGACTAGATGGTGCCTCTATTACAGCTGGGGGTTTTCCTCCACTTAATAATAATGTGCTTATAGTTACAACTTCTTCAAATCAAGTCTATGCATTAGATGTGGAGGAGAAGAAATTGGGGGATTGGTCCAGGCGAAATTCACATGTTCTACCTCGAAGATTCCAGGAGTTTCCTGGGGAAGTCATTAGTCTATGTTTCCCACCATCAAAATCACCAACTGTGATTGTTTATAGTGCCAG GGCACTTTGCCGGATAGACTTTGGGTTGCCCGTGGATCAAGAGGATGAAAGTGGGATAGTAAATGGTCAGGATGGAGCAGTAAAGAGTTTAGGTCCTCCTAGTGGGAGTTTGAAACGTAAACTAAGAGACTACCAAACGAAACTCCTTGGTAGAAAGAATTTCGACTTTGTTAGTTTCA